From a region of the Nitrospira sp. genome:
- a CDS encoding glutathione S-transferase N-terminal domain-containing protein yields the protein MIVTLTLFHVDWCPECDVVREKLAELGVAYEAVVVPDIRRMRTQVYDASGQYYVPVIKDGDLVLTETADILAYLDERYGARAEGAASSTQFQSQARTMPDASGPEDEFPSCRIN from the coding sequence ATGATTGTGACACTAACGCTTTTCCATGTTGATTGGTGTCCGGAGTGCGACGTCGTCCGCGAAAAGCTGGCCGAGTTGGGAGTGGCTTATGAAGCTGTCGTCGTGCCCGACATCAGACGAATGCGGACGCAAGTCTACGACGCGTCTGGTCAATATTATGTGCCGGTCATCAAGGACGGAGATCTCGTTCTGACGGAAACCGCCGACATTCTGGCCTATCTGGATGAGCGATACGGAGCCCGCGCCGAAGGAGCCGCATCATCGACACAGTTTCAGTCGCAGGCTCGAACGATGCCCGACGCGTCGGGCCCAGAGGACGAATTCCCTTCTTGCAGGATCAACTGA
- a CDS encoding KamA family radical SAM protein, which yields MEDWRQVLAESIVKAKDLADRFGLDEKEVEAIVGPYPMRITPTVLETIKSPGDAIWKQVIPDAAELDDLEADDDPLEEDLMSPVPHLVHRYPDRVLLMVTNQCPIYCRFCTRKRLVGKPGFLKKGELDRAIQYLREHTEVRDVILSGGDPLLLPDHLLERVLKALRTIPHLELIRIGSRVPGTLPQRITPKLCELVKQYHPIYMNLHFNHPDELTPEVKAACGRLADAGVPLGAQTVLLKGVNDDPEIMKRLVHQLLLARVKPYYLYQADLTKGTNHFRTTVETGLNIIKALQGHTSGMAVPHFVIDAPGGGGKIPLLPNNYLVHLDKDGALLRNYENKSFHYPQPKTEHGRELPMLGARSSRDDSEEAYVACGDSYPDRDGYAAWGNSCGGDSDDL from the coding sequence ATGGAAGACTGGAGACAAGTCCTAGCGGAAAGTATCGTAAAGGCCAAAGATCTGGCGGATCGGTTCGGCCTCGACGAGAAGGAGGTGGAAGCGATCGTCGGCCCGTATCCTATGCGGATCACGCCAACCGTACTCGAGACGATCAAATCACCGGGGGATGCCATCTGGAAGCAGGTGATCCCAGACGCGGCGGAGTTGGACGACCTTGAAGCCGACGATGACCCACTCGAAGAAGATCTCATGAGCCCGGTACCCCATCTCGTGCACCGCTATCCGGACCGGGTCCTACTGATGGTCACCAACCAATGTCCGATCTACTGCCGGTTCTGCACCAGGAAACGGTTGGTCGGCAAACCTGGCTTCCTCAAGAAAGGCGAATTGGACCGCGCCATCCAGTATCTTCGCGAACACACGGAGGTGCGCGACGTCATTCTCTCGGGCGGTGACCCGCTCTTGCTCCCTGACCATCTTCTTGAACGTGTGCTGAAAGCGCTTCGGACAATTCCGCACCTGGAGCTCATACGGATTGGGTCACGAGTCCCCGGAACGTTGCCACAACGGATCACGCCGAAGCTCTGTGAGTTGGTAAAACAGTACCATCCGATCTATATGAACCTACACTTCAACCATCCCGACGAACTCACCCCTGAAGTCAAAGCGGCCTGTGGCAGGCTCGCTGATGCCGGCGTCCCGTTGGGTGCCCAAACGGTTCTCCTCAAAGGGGTGAACGACGATCCGGAAATCATGAAACGCCTCGTCCATCAGCTGCTCCTCGCACGGGTGAAGCCCTATTACCTGTATCAAGCGGACCTGACGAAGGGCACCAATCATTTCCGGACCACGGTCGAAACCGGGCTGAATATCATTAAAGCCCTGCAAGGCCACACGAGTGGAATGGCCGTGCCTCATTTTGTGATCGATGCACCCGGCGGCGGAGGGAAGATCCCCTTATTGCCGAACAATTACTTGGTACATCTTGATAAAGATGGCGCGCTTCTCCGTAATTACGAGAACAAATCGTTCCACTATCCGCAGCCCAAGACTGAGCACGGGCGTGAACTTCCGATGCTTGGTGCACGATCATCGCGTGATGATTCCGAAGAGGCCTATGTGGCCTGCGGTGATAGTTACCCTGATCGCGATGGCTATGCCGCCTGGGGCAACAGCTGCGGCGGAGATTCGGACGACCTGTGA
- a CDS encoding 2'-deoxycytidine 5'-triphosphate deaminase — protein sequence MTTHSRRAGILPYQDIKRLIANKAISASPAVEDRQIQPASLDLRLGRKAYRLISSFLPELSAISSRLNVLDFYQSDLVMYEMDLTDGAILEKGHVYLVPLLEQLALPKTIRARANPKSTTGRLDVFTRVVTDLTAGFDEIRAGYRGRLFLEVVPRSFAIKVRTGQSLNQIRFVCGESTVSDRTLQTLHRSTPLLYHNVTSGKIISSRDFRAERGLFLRIDLKGTDQADSRVIGYRAKKNSHVIDLAKVGHYAAADFWEPLHRHRHDSLLLEPEEFYILASKERICVPAGYAAEMVAYEAACGELRTHYAGFFDPGFGYGSKGEIKGTQVVLEVRPHDVPFLIHDGQTFFKVVYDKMMGLPTQLYGSLLGSSYQQQTLTLSKHFKV from the coding sequence GTGACAACTCATTCACGCCGGGCCGGTATTCTTCCCTATCAAGACATCAAACGGCTGATCGCGAACAAAGCCATCAGTGCCTCTCCCGCAGTTGAAGACAGGCAGATCCAACCGGCCAGCCTTGATCTCCGTCTGGGCCGTAAAGCCTATCGGCTTATCAGCAGCTTCTTGCCGGAACTCTCGGCCATTTCTTCCAGATTGAATGTGCTGGATTTCTATCAATCGGACCTCGTGATGTATGAGATGGACCTGACCGACGGTGCCATTCTGGAAAAGGGCCATGTCTATCTCGTTCCGTTGCTGGAACAGTTGGCTCTGCCGAAGACAATTCGTGCACGGGCAAATCCAAAAAGCACGACGGGTCGTCTGGATGTGTTCACTCGTGTGGTCACCGATCTCACGGCCGGATTTGATGAAATCCGGGCCGGCTACCGGGGCCGGCTCTTCCTGGAAGTGGTTCCACGCTCGTTTGCCATCAAGGTGCGCACTGGGCAGTCGCTGAACCAAATTCGATTTGTCTGTGGCGAGTCTACCGTTTCGGACCGAACTCTTCAGACGCTTCATCGGAGCACGCCGTTGCTGTATCACAATGTGACCTCCGGTAAGATCATCAGCAGCCGAGACTTTCGCGCTGAACGAGGGTTGTTCCTCCGCATCGATCTGAAAGGCACGGATCAAGCCGACTCCCGTGTGATTGGGTACCGCGCGAAAAAGAACAGCCACGTTATCGACCTTGCCAAAGTCGGCCACTATGCGGCGGCCGATTTTTGGGAACCGCTCCATCGTCATCGCCATGACAGTTTGCTATTGGAGCCGGAAGAGTTCTATATCCTTGCTTCGAAGGAACGCATCTGCGTGCCGGCTGGCTATGCGGCTGAAATGGTTGCCTATGAAGCGGCCTGTGGAGAGCTGCGGACCCACTATGCCGGTTTCTTCGACCCAGGCTTCGGCTATGGGTCGAAAGGAGAGATCAAAGGCACACAAGTCGTGCTGGAGGTTCGCCCCCACGACGTGCCATTCTTGATCCATGACGGACAGACTTTTTTCAAGGTCGTCTATGACAAGATGATGGGACTGCCAACACAACTCTACGGATCATTACTGGGATCATCCTATCAACAACAAACGTTGACGCTCAGTAAGCATTTCAAAGTCTGA
- a CDS encoding TIGR04282 family arsenosugar biosynthesis glycosyltransferase, whose translation MPNPRVSTQPASSAQRDEHPTLRTALVIFAKAPIPGQVMTRLCPPLTADEAATLHGSFVLDTLERTKAAVGKPPIERYLACAPSSTHVFFKILEERHGVKLIDQVGHDLGTRMNQAVATLFAGGYRRVIVIGTDAPTLPLDRFKQALTQLGNHDVVLGPAFDGGYYLIGLKRTCPELFADIPWSSEHVLRLTQEKAATLGLTTALIEPWREIDTVDDLQALIETSIVDGKKPKNDRAFSSRTTGVLQLLAKRLSLRA comes from the coding sequence ATGCCGAACCCTCGTGTCAGCACTCAGCCCGCATCGTCTGCTCAGCGAGACGAGCATCCGACGCTCCGTACTGCATTGGTGATATTCGCCAAGGCACCGATTCCCGGCCAGGTGATGACGCGCCTCTGTCCGCCACTCACTGCCGACGAAGCGGCTACCCTGCACGGCAGTTTCGTACTCGACACGCTCGAACGTACAAAGGCCGCGGTCGGGAAGCCGCCGATCGAACGCTACCTAGCCTGCGCGCCATCTTCCACCCACGTGTTTTTCAAAATTCTGGAGGAGCGGCACGGTGTGAAGTTGATCGACCAAGTCGGCCACGACCTCGGTACACGCATGAACCAAGCTGTTGCAACACTGTTCGCCGGAGGATACCGGCGGGTGATCGTGATCGGGACGGACGCGCCGACGCTTCCGCTCGACCGTTTCAAACAAGCACTTACCCAGCTGGGAAATCACGATGTCGTGCTCGGTCCCGCGTTTGACGGAGGTTATTATCTCATCGGCCTGAAACGGACATGCCCCGAGCTCTTCGCTGATATTCCCTGGTCGTCTGAGCACGTGCTCAGACTCACCCAAGAGAAAGCGGCCACGCTCGGACTCACGACCGCCTTGATCGAGCCTTGGCGTGAGATCGATACCGTTGACGATCTTCAGGCCCTCATCGAGACAAGCATCGTTGACGGCAAGAAGCCCAAGAATGATCGGGCCTTTTCAAGTCGTACCACCGGCGTACTGCAACTACTCGCCAAACGACTGAGTTTAAGAGCATAA
- a CDS encoding SDR family oxidoreductase — protein MDERVALITGGAKGIARGIALDLAARHWKIAFCYRNSEAAAQTTAQDITRQGGQALAIRCDVSDPIAAKNLVAQVEKDWGRIDVLVNGAGPYHRVNIFDETIEGWNEMFDGNLHPIFYLAQAVAPGMKARKTGRIISFSMANADQMEAQADVTAHYIAKAGVLILTRTLAKLLAPYGITVNAISPGFIDSGSAPPQELAAMTKRIPAGYIGTVEDTVAAVRYLLSEDARYVNGANIQISGAWGI, from the coding sequence ATGGATGAACGTGTAGCACTCATTACCGGAGGGGCTAAAGGCATCGCACGCGGGATCGCGCTCGACCTCGCCGCCCGGCATTGGAAGATTGCCTTCTGCTATCGGAACAGCGAAGCAGCGGCACAGACAACGGCACAGGATATCACGCGGCAAGGAGGGCAGGCGCTGGCGATTCGCTGCGATGTCTCAGACCCCATAGCCGCCAAGAATCTGGTAGCACAGGTAGAAAAAGACTGGGGGCGGATCGACGTCCTGGTCAACGGAGCCGGTCCTTATCACCGAGTGAACATATTCGACGAGACGATCGAGGGGTGGAACGAGATGTTCGACGGCAATCTGCACCCTATTTTCTATCTTGCGCAAGCTGTCGCGCCAGGCATGAAAGCCCGCAAAACCGGTCGGATCATCAGTTTCAGTATGGCCAATGCGGACCAGATGGAAGCGCAGGCCGACGTCACCGCCCACTATATCGCCAAAGCCGGAGTGCTCATCCTCACGCGCACGTTGGCCAAACTATTGGCGCCATATGGCATTACTGTCAATGCCATCTCGCCCGGCTTCATCGACTCGGGCAGCGCACCGCCGCAGGAACTTGCAGCCATGACGAAACGCATTCCGGCCGGCTACATCGGTACAGTTGAGGACACCGTTGCAGCTGTCCGTTACCTGCTCAGCGAGGACGCACGGTATGTGAATGGTGCGAATATTCAAATCAGCGGGGCGTGGGGAATCTAG
- a CDS encoding tautomerase family protein, translating to MPLWKVYHPAGAYTAEDKREMAKRITEVYASIPLPKFYVVHIFEEVPKGSCFVGGEPNDRFVRFKVDQIARTLPGPILREWWVKTLDKVIAPFVKDRGYDWEISIDETPFDLWSLQGELPAPFESVAEKRWVKENRASPYTLDEKLPVNLVLAPGIADR from the coding sequence ATGCCATTGTGGAAAGTCTATCATCCGGCGGGAGCGTATACGGCTGAAGACAAGAGGGAAATGGCTAAGCGCATCACGGAGGTGTACGCAAGCATTCCCTTACCGAAGTTCTATGTCGTCCATATCTTCGAGGAAGTACCCAAGGGTTCGTGCTTTGTGGGCGGCGAACCGAATGACCGATTTGTGCGATTCAAGGTCGATCAAATCGCCAGGACGCTGCCCGGTCCGATTCTGAGAGAATGGTGGGTCAAGACACTGGATAAAGTGATTGCTCCCTTTGTGAAGGACAGAGGATATGACTGGGAGATATCCATAGATGAGACACCCTTTGACCTGTGGTCGCTTCAAGGGGAGCTGCCTGCCCCCTTCGAATCTGTGGCGGAGAAGCGATGGGTCAAGGAAAACAGAGCTAGCCCATATACGCTAGACGAGAAGCTTCCGGTCAACTTGGTCCTCGCGCCAGGAATTGCGGACCGGTAG
- a CDS encoding alpha/beta hydrolase: MSILDQFFVYHPEPWQDRDWARQSGLPLEEVWFQSSDGVQLFGWYVEAAADRPVMLWCHGNAGNIINRLDNLRLLYQMGLSVFLFDYRGYGKSQNIRPSEKGLYEDASGAYDHLTRTRKIRPERVVLFGRSLGASVAGDLAAQRPASALILESSFPSIEAVAKFHYSGLPMHWFLGAEFRLIDRLPYLSLPKLIIHGDKDDIIPVELGRQVFDAAKPPKEWYVIQGADHNDTYAVGGKTYFRRLGEFVKKSLSA, encoded by the coding sequence GTGAGCATCCTCGATCAATTCTTCGTCTATCATCCGGAACCTTGGCAAGATCGCGATTGGGCACGGCAGAGCGGGTTACCGCTTGAGGAGGTGTGGTTTCAATCATCCGACGGTGTCCAACTTTTCGGCTGGTATGTCGAGGCAGCAGCTGATCGTCCTGTTATGCTCTGGTGTCACGGCAATGCGGGGAATATCATCAACCGCCTTGATAATCTCAGGCTCCTGTACCAGATGGGGTTGTCCGTGTTCTTGTTCGACTACAGGGGCTATGGGAAGAGCCAGAATATCCGTCCCAGTGAGAAAGGGCTCTACGAAGATGCGAGCGGAGCGTACGATCATCTCACGCGAACCAGAAAGATTCGCCCTGAACGAGTCGTCCTGTTTGGGCGATCGCTTGGGGCTTCCGTGGCAGGTGACCTTGCGGCCCAACGACCCGCCTCAGCGTTGATTCTCGAGTCGTCGTTTCCCTCTATTGAGGCAGTGGCTAAATTCCATTACAGCGGTTTGCCGATGCATTGGTTCCTTGGGGCTGAATTTCGGTTGATCGATCGGCTGCCGTATCTCTCACTGCCGAAGCTGATCATTCACGGGGATAAGGATGACATCATCCCTGTTGAATTGGGACGCCAAGTGTTCGACGCTGCTAAGCCACCCAAAGAATGGTATGTGATCCAAGGGGCCGACCACAACGACACATATGCAGTGGGTGGCAAAACCTACTTCCGCCGGCTCGGAGAATTCGTCAAAAAATCCCTATCAGCTTAG
- a CDS encoding DUF4105 domain-containing protein gives MPEPLLSLSYTVLVSLLALLACLFAPFPSSAQQSDHEQYLAQLIDQAEQEKLADRREWHLLLHYRKGIFGGYESEQDDPGFFLSSQGKTDPSAELAATLTRFFSTELVGRSRQPAQCAFIARYHWLKELLKFDPTRLPPLACERFDRWYEDFEVQSISLIFPSAFLNNPASMFGHTLFRVDQKGQTEQTRILAYTINYAADVPPGAGLAYPIRGIFGSYKGYFSTIPYYLKVQQYRDIENRDIWEYRLNLTEDQLRRFLMHAWELGNAYFDYFFFKENCSYHLLALLDYADPDLHLTDEFMFWTVPADTVRLIVSKPGLVSNITYRPSRSTVIKRKRESLPPVERDLAHRITQDLGELNSPTFTRLVPAKQAFVLDLASDYLRYRIETTDSQKPEWKERNRAVLTARSQLRIPSEEFTVRPFARQPELGHKMLQAAIGGGWRNNDTFEEATFRGGYHTLLDPEVGYTPDAQIEMASITVRHYNRADQTRVERATLLNLLSLSPMDSVFHAPSWKLNIGMNTIRHNDCQLCSNGFFNGGIGGAKEFRLLKREVLFAFAEVEANVSKAYDEMHRVGGGATVGMLADVTERWKLMATGSYLKYPLGDKSDDFRWYVGSRFTLARNWSMRLEYNHRDRDNDVLFSVQRFF, from the coding sequence ATGCCAGAGCCCTTGTTGTCTCTTTCTTACACCGTGTTGGTTTCCCTCCTTGCGCTTCTAGCATGTTTGTTCGCTCCGTTTCCTTCCAGTGCGCAACAATCGGATCATGAGCAGTATCTCGCTCAACTGATCGACCAAGCTGAGCAAGAAAAACTTGCGGATCGGCGTGAATGGCATCTGTTGTTGCACTATCGCAAGGGAATCTTTGGAGGATATGAGAGCGAACAGGATGATCCAGGATTTTTCTTATCCTCTCAAGGGAAGACTGATCCTTCTGCCGAACTCGCGGCCACGCTTACGCGATTCTTTTCCACCGAACTGGTCGGTCGCTCTCGACAGCCGGCTCAATGTGCCTTCATCGCCCGCTACCACTGGCTCAAGGAGCTACTGAAGTTTGATCCAACCCGTCTTCCGCCTCTCGCTTGCGAGCGGTTTGATCGATGGTACGAAGATTTCGAGGTTCAATCTATTTCCCTGATTTTTCCTTCGGCCTTCCTTAATAATCCAGCGTCGATGTTCGGCCATACGTTGTTTCGTGTCGACCAGAAGGGGCAGACCGAGCAGACCCGCATCCTTGCTTACACTATCAACTATGCAGCCGACGTACCTCCCGGCGCCGGCCTTGCCTATCCTATTCGGGGTATCTTCGGAAGCTATAAGGGATACTTTTCGACGATTCCCTATTACCTCAAGGTACAGCAGTATCGGGACATCGAAAACCGGGATATTTGGGAATATCGTCTAAATCTCACGGAAGACCAGCTGCGGCGATTCTTGATGCATGCGTGGGAACTCGGGAATGCGTACTTCGACTATTTTTTCTTCAAGGAGAATTGTTCTTACCATCTCCTTGCGCTGTTGGATTATGCCGACCCCGATTTGCATTTGACCGACGAGTTCATGTTTTGGACTGTTCCAGCTGACACCGTCAGATTGATTGTGTCAAAGCCAGGCTTGGTATCGAATATCACCTATCGCCCTTCCCGTAGTACCGTCATCAAGCGAAAGCGAGAGTCCTTACCTCCTGTGGAGCGAGATCTGGCTCACCGGATTACACAGGATCTTGGGGAGCTTAACTCGCCGACGTTCACCCGATTGGTTCCTGCGAAGCAGGCATTCGTGCTGGACTTGGCATCAGATTATTTGCGTTATCGGATTGAGACGACGGACTCTCAAAAACCAGAGTGGAAGGAGCGAAACCGAGCGGTTCTGACAGCCCGCAGTCAGCTCCGCATCCCGTCTGAAGAGTTTACCGTGCGTCCCTTCGCGAGACAGCCCGAACTCGGCCACAAGATGTTACAGGCTGCCATCGGGGGAGGCTGGCGGAATAACGATACCTTTGAAGAAGCGACGTTTCGAGGAGGCTACCACACTTTGCTGGATCCTGAGGTCGGCTATACTCCCGATGCGCAAATTGAAATGGCTTCCATCACGGTACGACACTACAACCGCGCGGATCAGACGCGGGTAGAACGGGCCACGTTGCTGAACCTCCTCTCGCTTTCCCCGATGGACTCCGTCTTTCACGCACCCTCATGGAAACTGAACATCGGTATGAACACGATCCGCCACAACGATTGTCAACTGTGCAGCAACGGCTTCTTCAACGGCGGCATCGGAGGAGCAAAGGAATTTCGCTTGCTGAAACGGGAAGTGCTATTCGCCTTTGCGGAAGTAGAGGCGAACGTCAGCAAGGCCTATGATGAGATGCATCGAGTTGGAGGTGGGGCAACGGTTGGGATGTTGGCTGATGTCACGGAGCGTTGGAAACTGATGGCGACGGGGTCGTATTTGAAGTATCCGTTGGGAGATAAATCCGACGATTTTCGGTGGTATGTGGGATCGCGCTTCACGTTGGCTCGAAATTGGTCGATGAGGCTGGAGTACAACCACCGCGATCGCGACAATGATGTCCTATTCAGCGTCCAAAGATTTTTCTGA
- a CDS encoding DUF3015 domain-containing protein, with amino-acid sequence MSKKVLLLSIAVLFGAQAGLAMAANPDTGPGCGLGKLAWGEYKGQKEIAPQVLQATTNGTFGSQTFGISFGTSGCTNDGKIMSEHKTTMFASLNFDALTAEMAQGQGEHLASLATLMGVPAERHAQFFAMTQERYTSLVQAGEASPVALVKSLNDAIAGHPVLAQASVR; translated from the coding sequence ATGTCGAAGAAAGTGCTCTTGTTGTCTATCGCCGTATTGTTCGGCGCCCAGGCGGGTCTGGCAATGGCGGCAAATCCAGACACCGGTCCAGGCTGCGGGCTGGGGAAACTGGCGTGGGGCGAATATAAGGGCCAGAAGGAAATTGCCCCTCAGGTGCTGCAGGCAACCACGAATGGTACCTTTGGCAGCCAGACCTTCGGCATCAGTTTTGGCACCTCCGGATGCACCAACGATGGCAAGATCATGAGCGAGCACAAGACGACGATGTTCGCGTCGCTGAACTTCGATGCCCTCACGGCGGAGATGGCTCAGGGGCAGGGTGAACACCTGGCCTCACTCGCGACTCTGATGGGTGTGCCGGCCGAGCGCCACGCACAGTTCTTTGCCATGACCCAGGAGCGCTATACGTCCCTGGTACAAGCTGGAGAAGCTTCTCCGGTAGCATTGGTGAAGTCCCTCAATGATGCCATTGCGGGCCATCCAGTCCTCGCACAAGCATCGGTACGCTAA
- a CDS encoding DUF3332 family protein codes for MMTKLFRRFVIAVVLMSFVTVSTACYGPFNLTKNVYHWNSNVKGSGQINDKWMREIVFFGMLIIPAYMFSALLDTFIFNAMHFWTGESPIKGSASGSDDMKVATLGETTIRWAPTDDGATVTYERHGIVEHRATIVAGATGYRLLDENGRVLSETEHDADGNIRFLDGDCRVVKQLSVGQLESIAHGGPSMPSELEIWKRL; via the coding sequence ATGATGACTAAATTGTTTCGCCGGTTTGTCATCGCGGTGGTGTTGATGTCTTTCGTAACCGTTAGCACCGCATGCTATGGCCCGTTCAATCTCACGAAGAATGTCTATCACTGGAACAGCAACGTCAAAGGCAGCGGCCAAATCAACGATAAGTGGATGAGGGAAATTGTGTTTTTCGGCATGCTGATCATTCCCGCCTATATGTTCTCGGCGTTGCTGGATACGTTCATCTTCAACGCGATGCATTTTTGGACCGGAGAAAGTCCGATTAAGGGGTCGGCTTCGGGAAGTGATGATATGAAGGTGGCCACTCTAGGTGAAACCACCATCCGATGGGCGCCGACAGATGATGGTGCAACCGTGACATACGAGCGCCATGGGATCGTCGAACACCGTGCGACCATCGTAGCCGGCGCAACCGGGTATCGCCTCCTTGATGAAAACGGACGTGTACTGTCAGAGACAGAGCATGATGCTGACGGCAACATCCGCTTCCTGGACGGAGATTGCCGAGTGGTCAAGCAGTTAAGCGTGGGACAGCTGGAATCCATTGCTCACGGTGGTCCGTCGATGCCGAGCGAGTTGGAGATCTGGAAGAGATTATAA
- a CDS encoding metallophosphoesterase family protein, with protein MSASRTFRIGVLADTHGLFDAVLEQHFRRVDHIVHAGDIGGQSVIEQLKTIAPVTAVSGNVDEYERSGFPRETVIELAGIRIAIRHILYEGGKLTKEGRAFLDRTHPDICIFGHTHQPRNERLGETLLFNPGSAGPRRFTLPRMIGTISIGDRLLAKHIVLRDIVT; from the coding sequence ATGAGTGCCTCCCGTACGTTTCGTATCGGTGTCCTGGCGGACACTCATGGCCTCTTCGATGCGGTGCTTGAGCAGCACTTTCGTCGTGTCGATCATATCGTTCACGCAGGCGACATCGGCGGACAATCCGTGATCGAGCAGCTCAAGACGATTGCTCCAGTAACCGCCGTTTCCGGTAATGTCGACGAATATGAACGAAGCGGATTCCCACGTGAGACAGTGATCGAGTTGGCCGGCATTAGGATTGCCATCCGCCACATTCTGTACGAAGGCGGAAAGCTCACCAAAGAGGGAAGAGCTTTCTTGGATCGTACGCATCCGGACATTTGTATTTTCGGACACACCCATCAGCCGAGAAACGAACGGCTGGGAGAGACGCTTTTATTCAACCCGGGATCGGCCGGTCCAAGACGGTTCACATTGCCCAGGATGATTGGAACGATATCGATTGGGGATCGGCTCTTGGCGAAACATATAGTGTTAAGAGATATAGTTACTTAG
- a CDS encoding M48 family metallopeptidase, producing the protein MTEFHPNALCFGEEFPASGAPCLVHVEGHGLTITFSSEANHTQSEALPFSGMAVSAGGLDHDQLVIKWAGPMGQRTLYLKSSDVIRAFRQAAPDHLTAPLEQAVEQVRHVRQRHRIVWSIVGGTLLALVVGLWFGSDLLVELAVDRIPVAWEQKLGESAYHDFLAGQEIVKDGQAIAAVKEMTDRLARQIPDNPYTFDVTVVKSDVVNAFALPGGYVVVFTGLMKKAENPEEVAGVLAHELNHVLQRHGLERIVKQLGFVAVVSIVLGNQQGLGQVMKQLGVELMTLKFGRAQETEADMTGLQLLHRAKIDPSGMITFFERLAEEDEGRVEWLSTHPMSGARAERLKAEIAAMPKLRPEPFTFEWVKVRASLGGQVGAGS; encoded by the coding sequence ATGACCGAATTCCACCCCAACGCACTCTGTTTTGGAGAAGAATTTCCTGCCAGTGGCGCGCCTTGCCTTGTCCATGTTGAAGGCCATGGGCTTACGATTACTTTTTCCTCTGAGGCCAATCACACGCAGTCGGAAGCGCTGCCATTTTCTGGTATGGCGGTCTCAGCAGGAGGGTTGGACCACGACCAACTCGTCATAAAATGGGCAGGGCCTATGGGGCAGCGAACGTTGTATCTCAAGAGCTCCGATGTGATTCGTGCGTTCCGGCAGGCAGCGCCGGATCATTTAACCGCTCCGCTTGAACAGGCAGTGGAACAAGTCCGTCATGTGCGGCAACGGCACCGGATTGTGTGGAGTATCGTCGGAGGGACTCTTTTGGCTTTGGTAGTGGGGCTGTGGTTTGGGAGTGACCTGCTGGTCGAACTCGCCGTTGATCGAATCCCGGTAGCATGGGAGCAGAAGCTGGGGGAGTCGGCCTATCATGATTTTCTTGCCGGTCAGGAGATTGTGAAAGACGGCCAGGCTATCGCGGCGGTCAAGGAGATGACTGATCGCTTGGCCAGGCAGATTCCGGATAACCCCTACACATTCGATGTGACCGTCGTGAAGAGTGACGTCGTGAATGCCTTTGCCCTGCCGGGCGGCTACGTCGTGGTCTTTACCGGATTGATGAAAAAAGCCGAAAATCCTGAAGAGGTGGCGGGAGTGTTGGCTCATGAGTTGAACCATGTGCTGCAGCGGCATGGACTCGAACGCATCGTGAAGCAACTGGGTTTTGTGGCCGTTGTCTCGATCGTACTGGGGAATCAGCAAGGCCTCGGCCAGGTGATGAAGCAACTTGGGGTCGAATTGATGACGTTGAAGTTTGGCCGGGCACAAGAGACCGAAGCGGATATGACCGGCCTTCAACTGCTGCATCGCGCCAAGATCGATCCCTCCGGCATGATTACATTCTTTGAACGACTAGCGGAGGAGGACGAGGGACGAGTCGAGTGGCTCTCCACCCATCCCATGAGTGGCGCTCGGGCCGAGCGGTTGAAAGCTGAGATTGCGGCCATGCCGAAGTTACGGCCTGAGCCCTTCACATTCGAGTGGGTCAAGGTCCGAGCATCGCTTGGCGGGCAGGTTGGTGCGGGCTCATGA